Proteins from a genomic interval of Yarrowia lipolytica chromosome 1E, complete sequence:
- a CDS encoding uncharacterized protein (Compare to YALI0E14212g, similar to uniprot|Q7SBB3 Neurospora crassa NCU06210.1 predicted protein) — protein MTNVSNDFIWECTKSTNAYLVKRKGIDTTLSRDPYALNNLSTHYESGLSHDKAVGVHYCKPSGKICVITKVVKNANKPAKSRHIVEFKPTKSSRAIAKAVSKTVQGYKDEQIYDAIVRASAIKRAATVSKKQFAARNRA, from the coding sequence ATGACCAACGTCTCTAACGATTTCATCTGGGAGTGCACCAAGAGCACCAACGCTTACCTCGTTAAGCGAAAGGGCATCGACACCACTCTGTCTCGAGACCCCTACGCTCTCAACAACCTGTCCACTCACTACGAGTCCGGTCTCTCTCACGACAAGGCTGTCGGTGTGCACTACTGCAAGCCCTCCGGCAAGATCTGCGTCATCaccaaggtggtcaagaacGCCAACAAGCCCGCCAAGTCCCGACACATTGTTGAGTTCAAGCCCACCAAGTCTTCTCGAGCTATCGCCAAGGCCGTCTCCAAGACCGTCCAGGGCTACAAGGACGAGCAGATCTACGACGCCATTGTCCGAGCTTCTGCCATCAAGCGAGCCGCCACTGTTTCCAAGAAGCAGTTTGCTGCCCGAAACCGTGCCTAA
- a CDS encoding uncharacterized protein (Compare to YALI0E14366g, similar to uniprot|Q9Y763 Phanerochaete chrysosporium 1 4-benzoquinone reductase), protein MAPKVAVVYYSVYGHIRTLAHEIQQGIKSAGGSSTLYQVQETLPQKVLDIIKAPPKADDPVITPEKITEYDGILMGIPTRFGNQPAQWRSFWDQTGGLFASGGLAGKYAGVFVSTGTPGGGQETTAINALSTIAHHGMIYVPLGYKEAAPLLTSFDEIHGGSPWGAGTFAGGDGSRKPTELEKNVARIQGKQFWETVAKAFK, encoded by the coding sequence ATGGCTCCCAAGGTCGCTGTCGTCTACTACTCCGTCTACGGACACATTCGAACCCTCGCCCACGAGATCCAGCAAGGTATCAAGTCGGCTGGAGGCTCGTCCACCCTCTACCAAGTCCAGGAGACCCTTCCCCAGAAAGTTCTCGACATCATTAAAGCTCCCCCCAAGGCCGATGACCCCGTCATCACCCCCGAGAAGATCACCGAGTACGATGGTATCCTTATGGGTATCCCCACTCGATTCGGTAACCAGCCTGCCCAGTGGAGATCGTTCTGGGACCAGACTGGAGGTCTCTTTGCCAGCGGAGGACTGGCCGGCAAGTACGCCGGTGTCTTTGTGTCCACCGGTACCCCCGGAGGAGGCCAGGAGACCACCGCCATCAACGCTCTCTCCACCATTGCCCACCACGGCATGATCTACGTGCCCCTCGGATACAAGGAGGCCGCCCCTCTGCTCACTTCCTTCGACGAGATCCACGGAGGCTCGCCTTGGGGCGCTGGTACTtttgctggaggagacggaTCTCGAAAGCCCAccgagctcgagaagaacGTGGCCCGAATCCAGGGTAAGCAGTTCTGGGAGACTGTCGCCAAGGCTTTCAAGTAG
- a CDS encoding uncharacterized protein (Compare to YALI0E14322g, similar to uniprot|P32573 Saccharomyces cerevisiae YNL202w SPS19 peroxisomal 2 4-dienoyl-CoA reductase), with protein sequence MPNTLTPEWLKTCVYNPGLFDGKVVFVTGGAGTICRVQTEALILLGANAAVIGRRPEVTQKAAEEMQQLRPGAKVIGIGNCDVREVKSLVAAAEKAVQELGRIDYVIAGAAGNFLADFNHLSANAFKSVISIDLLGSYNTVKACFPELRKNKGKVLFVSATLHYRGVSLQSHVSAAKAGIDALSQALAVELGPLGIAVNCLAPGPIDGTEGLGRLLPSDARKRSLQLVPVQRFGTTEDIANGTVFLFSDAASYISGTTLVIDGAAWHTSARTTYPETVIVQGNKPPKL encoded by the coding sequence ATGCCCAACACTCTTACTCCCGAATGGCTCAAGACCTGCGTCTACAACCCCGGCCTGTTTGATGGCAaggttgtgtttgtgaccGGAGGAGCAGGCACCATTTGTCGAGTGCAAACCGAAGCTCTCATTCTGCTGGGTGCCAACGCTGCCGTGATCGGACGACGACCAGAAGTGACACAAAAGGCCGCGGAGGagatgcagcagctgcGTCCTGGTGCCAAGGTAATTGGAATTGGCAACTGTGACGTGCGAGAAGTCAAGTCGCTGGTGGCGGCGGCCGAGAAGGCTGTGCAGGAGCTGGGTCGAATTGACTACGTAATTGCAGGAGCCGCAGGCAACTTCCTGGCTGACTTCAATCACCTGTCTGCCAACGCCTTCAAGTCCGTCATCTCAATCGATCTGTTGGGCTCCTACAATACCGTCAAGGCATGTTTCCCCGAGCTGAGAAAGAACAAGGGTAAGGTGCTATTCGTGTCTGCTACGCTGCACTACAGAGGAGTCTCGCTGCAGTCACACGTGTCAGCGGCAAAGGCAGGTATCGACGCACTTTCACAGGCTCTAGCCGTGGAGCTAGGGCCTCTCGGCATCGCTGTCAATTGTCTGGCTCCTGGTCCTATTGACGGCACCGAAGGTCTCGGACGTCTGCTTCCTTCGGATGCTCGGAAGCGATCTCTGCAGCTTGTGCCCGTGCAGAGATTTGGAACCACAGAGGACATTGCCAACGGAACCGTGTTTCTATTCTCTGATGCGGCCTCATACATCTCAGGTACCACTCTTGTCATTGACGGAGCAGCATGGCACACTTCTGCCCGAACTACTTACCCGGAGACTGTCATTGTGCAGGGCAACAAGCCCCCGAAGCTATAG
- a CDS encoding uncharacterized protein (Compare to YALI0E14234g, similar to uniprot|P32386 Saccharomyces cerevisiae YLL048c YBT1 yeast bile transporter) has protein sequence MSLSCESPLWDGSDVPRCSRQIYFFFYPYVITIAISVLLLVTRTIPASIKYLARQSRKRDPSAKPLLASETFVDSDTDDSDNLQPVASETYGAVLVNTQQRRFSVRADRARLYGGQNPSSKDDTSYTVCHRGVFGNLTFALEGVCVIAQLVLATLPFTIRELYPVYEGYPYNVLVNMAFWLLAVSLYAARVCANWSKFLGAQKLWLHSTLLYTVAVISSAVFFRSAIVDPQTPMSKNFFVAQFAFCSVLFLISITATYADKPIVLTAVKGLQPSPEAIASILSRSTFGWLDPMVYAGYKRTLDLKDVWDLRSDDHAVAILKDFRKLKRTAGLIWRFTFFFKGYLWASSMWAIFYSLVTFIPTVLLKSLLSYVDDPSGTPKNVAWLYVIGMLLASILNNVGQGQCLFIGRRICVRMRSVIIGEIYSKAMRRKVSAAETKEKPDEPISGEAEVDALAEENNGEGPQQANLGAIINLMAVDAFKVSEVCAYLHFFVASIVLFAVSIWLLFVLIGWSALAGSLVMLLFMPANYLFSAQFSAVQKDLMGVTDIRIEKTNELLQSIRIIKFFAWEDKFIDGVNEVREKELKLLRRRAITWAGAGLFWYMAPSLVTVASFGVYTSVLGHKLTSPIAFTALSLFNIMRIPMAQFTEMLAAVLQSKVSIDRVEKFLSEDETSKYVQLCNPVRGPNSPYIGFENATVSWGKKESDFKLRDLNLSFKVGQLNLVIGPTGSGKTSLLLGLLGEMELEQGQVFLPGAEPREQLAIDPSTGFTESVAYCPQQAWLLNDTVRNNILFSSEYEPTRYQAVVKACGLERDFEILEAGDSTEVGEKGITLSGGQKQRISLARALYTRARHVILDDCLSAVDSHTAAWIYEHCITGEYMANRTCILVSHNVALTITNADKVIIIENGRIKGAGTPQEMADQGLLGDDKHILSSASVSASKNASHVNLPDAAEAAAADAESDLLTKVASRIAEETPSGAGKLTQEEARSEGTVPWSVYEGYMANMGGLIFWGGLTIAFVASQSAEMYQSFWIRQWAIGVGTPDDGVEPGTLLSVAKVVQSSPVLQSLSVFYHNVTSNFVNVEDETHAAHSAGYYLTIYFILAVVFVFLSVSKELYIFFGGLRASRKLFNELMQKVVYAKLRFFDSTPIGRIMNRFSKDVEALDQETAMAAGMMVQNFLACLATVVLITMITPSFLFFGIIIAGIYLAIGIFYLTTSRELKRLDSTTKSPIYQHFGETLVGVTTIRAYGDEPRFVRDNLEKVDTNNRPFFYLWVANRWLSFRVDLAGALVTFFAGASILMAIGKIDSGLAGVSLTYAILFSENVLWAVRLYAVNEMNMNSVERIQEYLDLDQEPPAVIEDSRPPANWPSKGEIEVNNLSLKYAPELPDVIKDVTFHVQPQSKVGIVGRTGAGKSTIITAFFRLIEAHQGSIKIDGVDIGKIGLKDLRRGLAIIPQDPTLFTGTIRTNLDPFDQYTDEQVFEALRRVHLIEDSSSSESDGSSSSAVATNENKNQFKDLSSAVTESGSNLSQGQRQLMCLARSLLKSPKVILLDEATASIDYETDAKIQKTIRSELNDTTILTIAHRLRSIIDYDQILVLDAGEVREYAPPHELLQDKDGVFYSLCADSGEFEALIDLAKEAYEKA, from the exons ATGTCATTGAGCTGCGAAAGTCCCCTGTGGGATGGCAGCGATGTGCCCCGGTGTAGTCGCCAAAT ATACTTCTTCTTCTATCCCTATGTCATCACCATCGCCATCTCGGTGCTCCTACTGGTCACCCGAACGATCCCCGCCTCGATAAAATACCTCGCACGACAGTCCCGAAAACGAGACCCCTCGGCTAAACCCCTTCTCGCCTCCGAAACCTTTGTGGACTCCGATACCGACGATAGTGATAACCTACAGCCCGTGGCGTCGGAAACGTATGGAGCCGTGCTTGTTAACACCCAGCAGCGTCGATTTTCTGTGCGAGCAGACCGAGCCCGACTCTACGGAGGCCAGAACCCTTCCTCCAAGGATGACACCTCCTACACTGTGTGCCACCGAGGAGTGTTTGGAAACCTGACTTTCGCGCTGGAGGGCGTCTGTGTCATTGCCcagctggttctggctACCCTTCCCTTCACCATTCGAGAGCTCTACCCCGTTTACGAGGGCTACCCTTACAACGTGCTTGTCAACATGGCCTTCTGGCTTCTGGCCGTGTCTCTGTACGCCGCTCGAGTCTGTGCCAACTGGTCCAAGTTTCTGGGAGCTCAAAAGTTGTGGCTGCACTCCACTCTGCTATACACCGTGGCCGTCATCAGCTCGGCCGTTTTCTTCCGATCCGCCATTGTCGACCCCCAGACCCCAATGTCCAAGAACTTCTTTGTGGCCCAATTTGCCTTCTGCTCTGTACTTTTCCTCATTTCCATCACAGCAACCTACGCTGATAAGCCTATCGTTCTGACTGCCGTCAAGGGTTTGCAGCCCTCTCCCGAGGCCATTGCCAGCATTTTGTCCCGATCCACCTTCGGATGGCTTGATCCCATGGTGTACGCCGGATACAAGCGAACCCTTGATCTCAAGGATGTCTGGGACCTGCGATCTGACGACCATGCTGTggccattctcaaggactTCCGAAAGCTCAAGCGAACGGCTGGACTCATCTGGAGAttcaccttcttcttcaagggCTATCTGTGGGCCTCTTCTATGTGGGCAATTTTCTACTCGCTGGTCACCTTCATCCCCACTGTGCTGCTCAAATCGCTCCTGTCGTATGTGGATGATCCCTCAGGCACCCCCAAGAACGTGGCTTGGCTGTACGTCATTGGCATGCTGTTGGCCTCCATTCTCAACAACGTTGGCCAGGGCCAGTGTCTTTTCATTGGCCGACGAATCTGCGTGCGAATGCGATCCGTCATCATTGGAGAAATCTACTCCAAGGCCATGCGACGAAAGGTCTCTGCTGCCGAGACTAAGGAGAAGCCCGATGAGCCAATCTCTGGTGAAGCCGAGGTTGACGCGCTCGCAGAAGAAAACAACGGAGAGGGACCACAGCAGGCCAACCTGGGAGCCATTATCAACCTGATGGCCGTTGACGCGTTCAAGGTCTCCGAGGTTTGTGCCTACCTGCACTTCTTTGTTGCCTCCATTGTACTCTTTGCCGTGTCCATCtggctgctgtttgtgctTATTGGCTGGTCTGCTCTTGCCGGCTCGCTCGTCATGTTGCTCTTCATGCCTGCCAACTACCTCTTCTCTGCTCAATTCTCTGCTGTCCAGAAAGATCTCATGGGTGTCACCGATATCCGAATCGAGAAGACCAACGAACTGCTGCAGTCGATTCGAATCATCAAGTTCTTTGCCTGGGAAGACAAGTTCATTGACGGTGTCAATGAGGttcgagagaaggagctcaagctgctgcgaCGACGAGCCATCACCTGGGCTGGTGCCGGTCTCTTCTGGTACATGGCCCCCTCCCTGGTCACCGTTGCCTCCTTTGGTGTCTACACCTCTGTGCTAGGCCACAAGCTGACCTCTCCTATCGCCTTCACGGCCCTGTCTCTGTTCAACATCATGCGAATCCCCATGGCCCAGTTCACCGAGATGCTTGCTGCCGTTTTGCAGTCCAAGGTGTCCATTGACCGAGTCGAGAAGTTCCTGTCCGAAGACGAGACCTCCAAGTACGTGCAGCTATGCAACCCCGTTCGAGGTCCCAACTCCCCCTACATTGGTTTCGAGAACGCTACCGTTTCTTGGGGCAAGAAGGAGTCCGACTTCAAGCTGCGAGACCTCAACCTGTCCTTCAAGGTCGGCCAGCTCAACCTCGTTATTGGTCCCACCGGCTCTGGAAAGACCTCTCTTCTGCTTGGACTGCTCGGAGAGATGGAGCTTGAGCAGGGCCAGGTCTTCCTGCCTGGTGCTGAGCCTCGAGAACAGCTCGCCATCGATCCTTCCACTGGCTTCACCGAGTCTGTCGCCTACTGCCCCCAGCAGGCTTGGTTGCTCAACGACACTGTCCGAAACAAcattctcttctcttctgaGTACGAGCCCACCCGATACCAGGCGGTAGTCAAGGCATGTGGTCTGGAGCGAGACTTCGAGATTTTGGAGGCTGGAGATTCCACCGAGGTCGGAGAGAAGGGTATCACTCTGTCTGGAGGCCAGAAGCAGCGTATCTCGCTGGCTCGAGCTCTCTACACCCGTGCTCGACACGTGATTCTCGATGACTGTCTTTCTGCTGTTGACTCCCACACTGCTGCCTGGATCTACGAGCACTGCATCACTGGTGAGTACATGGCCAACCGAACCTGTATTCTTGTCTCCCATAACGTTGCTCtgaccatcaccaacgccGACAAGGTGATCATCATTGAAAATGGACGAATCAAGGGCGCTGGAACTCCGCAGGAGATGGCCGACCAgggtcttcttggagacGACAAGCACATTCTGTCCTCAGCATCTGTCTCCGCTTCTAAGAACGCTTCCCACGTGAACCTTCCCGatgctgctgaggctgctgccgctgaTGCCGAATCTGATCTGCTGACCAAGGTTGCCTCTCGAATCGCCGAAGAGActccttctggagctggaaagCTCacccaggaggaggcccgATCCGAGGGAACCGTGCCCTGGTCCGTCTACGAGGGATACATGGCCAACATGGGTGGTCTCATTTTCTGGGGTGGTCTGACCATTGCCTTTGTGGCCTCTCAATCAGCTGAAATGTACCAGTCTTTCTGGATCCGACAGTGGGCAATTGGTGTTGGTACCCCCGACGACGGTGTGGAGCCCGGAactcttctttctgtcgCCAAGGTTGTCCAGTCTTCTCCCGTTCTGCAGTCTCTCTCTGTCTTCTACCACAATGTTACCTCCAACTTTGTCAATGTTGAGGACGAGACCCACGCCGCTCACTCGGCTGGCTACTACCTGACCATCTACTTTATTCTGGCTGTTGTCTTTGTTTTCCTGTCTGTTTCCAAGGAGCTGTACATTTTCTTTGGAGGTTTGCGGGCTTCTCGAAAGCTGTTTAACGAGCTCATGCAGAAGGTTGTCTATGCCAAGCTGCGATTCTTTGACTCCACTCCAATTGGCCGAATCATGAACCGATtctccaaggacgtggaggctctggatcaGGAAACTGCCATGGCCGCAGGAATGATGGTCCAGAACTTTTTGGCTTGCCTGGCCACTGTGGTTCTTATCACCATGATCACACCTTCCTTCCTGTTCTTTGGTATCATCATTGCCGGCATCTACCTGGCCATTGGTATCTTCTACCTGACCACATCTCGAGAGCTCAAGCGCCTGGACTCCACCACAAAGTCTCCTATCTACCAGCACTTTGGAGAGACTTTGGTTGGTGTGACTACCATCCGAGCCTACGGAGATGAGCCACGATTTGTACGAGATAATCTGGAGAAGGtcgacaccaacaaccGACCTTTCTTCTACCTGTGGGTTGCCAACCGATGGCTGTCTTTCCGAGTTGATCTTGCTGGTGCTCTCGTCACCTTCTTCGCTGGTGCTTCCATACTCATGGCCATTGGCAAGATTGATTCTGGCCTCGCAGGTGTGTCTCTCACCTACGCCATCCTCTTCTCTGAGAATGTGCTGTGGGCTGTGCGACTCTATGCCGTCAACGAGATGAACATGAACTCTGTCGAGCGAATCCAGGAGTACCTTGATCTGGACCAGGAGCCCCCGGCCGTCATTGAGGACTCTCGACCTCCTGCCAACTGGCCCTCAAAGGGAGAGATTGAAGTCAACAACCTGTCCCTCAAATACGCTCCTGAGTTGCCTGATGTCATCAAGGACGTTACTTTCCACGTCCAGCCGCAGTCCAAGGTCGGTATTGTCGGCCGAACCGGAGCCGGTAAgtccaccatcatcaccgcCTTCTTCCGACTCATTGAGGCCCACCAGGGTAGCATTAAGATTGACGGCGTGGACATTGGCAAGATTGGTCTCAAGGACCTGCGACGAGGCCTGGCCATTATCCCCCAGGACCCCACTCTCTTCACGGGAACCATCCGAACCAACCTGGACCCCTTTGACCAGTACACAGACGAACAGGTATTTGAGGCGCTTCGACGGGTGCATTTGATCGAggactcctccagctccgaGTCTGACGGTAGCAGCTCTTCTGCTGTCGCTACTAACGAAAACAAGAACCAGTTCAAGGACTTGTCTTCTGCTGTCACTGAGTCTGGATCCAACCTGTCTCAGGGTCAGCGACAGCTCATGTGTCTAGCTCGATCGCTTCTCAAGAGCCCCAAGGTTATTCTTCTGGACGAGGCTACTGCATCCATCGACTACGAGACGGACGccaagatccagaagaCCATCCGATCGGAGCTCAACGACACCACCATTCTCACCATTGCCCACCGTCTCCGATCCATTATCGACTATGATCAGattctggttctggacgCTGGCGAGGTCCGAGAATATGCTCCTCCCCACGAGCTTTTGCAGGACAAGGACGGAGTCTTCTACTCTCTGTGTGCCGACTCTGGCGAGTTTGAGGCTCTCATTGACTTGGCTAAGGAAGCCTACGAAAAAGCATAG
- a CDS encoding uncharacterized protein (Compare to YALI0E14256g, similar to uniprot|P33677 Pichia angusta Formate dehydrogenase (NAD-dependent formate dehydrogenase) (FDH)) — MKILLVLYDAGSHAKDEPRLLGCTENELGLRDWIESQGHTLVTTSDKDGENSTVDKEIVDAEIVITTPFHPAYITKERIDKAKKLKICITAGVGSDHVDLDAANARDIAVLEVTGSNVQSVAEHVVMTMLVLVRNFVPAHEQIIEGGWNVAAVAKDSYDIEGKVIGTVGGGRIGQRVLKRLAPFNPMELLYYDYQPMPKDVEKEIGCRHVPDLKEMLSVCDIVTINCPLHDSTKGMFNKELISHMKDGAWLVNTARGAICVTDDIVEALKSGKIRGYGGDVWNPQPAPKDHPWRYMRNKWGGGNAMTPHISGTSIDAQGRYSEGTKNILEVYFSGKQNYRPQDVICINGHYGTKAYGDDKEHKAHVSK; from the coding sequence ATGAAgatccttcttgttctctACGACGCCGGTTCCCACGCCAAGGATGAGCCTCGACTTCTCGGATGTACCGAGAACGAGCTTGGTCTCCGTGACTGGATCGAGTCCCAGGGACACACCTTGGTGACCACCTCCGACAAGGACGGTGAGAACTCAACCGtcgacaaggagattgtggatGCTGAGATTGTTATCACCACCCCCTTCCACCCCGCttacatcaccaaggagcgaattgacaaggccaagaagctcaagatcTGTATCACTGCCGGTGTTGGTTCCGACCATGTCGACCTTGATGCCGCCAACGCCCGAGACATTGCCGTCCTCGAGGTTACCGGATCTAACGTCCAGTCCGTCGCTGAGCACGTTGTCATGACCATGCTGGTTCTGGTCCGAAACTTCGTCCCCGCCCACGAGCAGATCATCGAGGGTGGCTGGAAtgtcgctgctgtcgcCAAGGACTCTTACGACATTGAGGGTAAGGTCATTGGTACTGTCGGCGGTGGCCGAATTGGTCAGCGAGTCCTGAAGCGACTTGCACCCTTCAACCCCATGGAGCTCCTCTACTACGACTACCAGCCCATGcccaaggacgtggagaaggagattggcTGCCGGCACGTCCCTGATCTTAAGGAGATGCTCTCTGTCTGTGACATTGTTACCATCAACTGTCCTCTCCACGACTCTACCAAGGGTATGTTCAACAAGGAACTCATCTCCCACATGAAGGATGGTGCTTGGCTCGTCAACACCGCCCGAGGTGCCATCTGTGTCACTGACGACATTGTTGAGGCCCTCAAGTCCGGTAAGATCCGAGGCTacggtggtgatgtctGGAACCCCCAGCCTGCCCCCAAGGACCACCCCTGGAGATACATGCGAAACAAGTGGGGCGGTGGAAACGCCATGACCCCCCATATCTCCGGTACCTCCATCGATGCCCAGGGCCGATACTCCGAGGGTACCAAGAACATTCTCGAGGTCTACTTCTCCGGAAAGCAGAACTACCGACCTCAGGATGTCATCTGTATCAACGGCCACTACGGCACTAAGGCTTACGgtgacgacaaggagcacAAGGCCCACGTTTCCAAATAA
- a CDS encoding uncharacterized protein (Compare to YALI0E14344g, weakly similar to uniprot|Q8BJ94 Mus musculus UV radiation resistance-associated UvrG protein) — translation MGHRDRHKLTLASSKRRLRHVHRLSFANVVCVRGKNDLKSISSALATPLDTPPTRPASPFITNHDSQFRVSQKGFLPFVTAKKATSTNVSITTKGESEPENGVHDETTEPKTNGKELMPAPTITSVTECPAPTPEVEISRGPSTDSLNDELMEYHPPTAFFSIHDPEHKDEPIYVSSLFVHESNFGADLDFDKNYRDLKEIVVVLWLEDSDDAELFRPSVYRVDLSSLRYIGQDESTARRQSQLVLSLDDGCFTPGTPSAFLHQVSSSSGLRTPAEPLNATSFDQMLKVLNMEHLVKDAEHTRQTISKEVETLTRNRELMTMAERSQNYTTAEIARIKEAQAELATTKFKLDQKRAKLVQDIETRRAYLRSGEMLQDKAREALQDVPTDLHKQVQDEKRALFDIRKQALQQLCEIFPITHRNGSYAIAGLSLTSPDEHEQTFAYSLTCELLMLLSGLFEIPLKYPITRVGAHHAIFDPVSVITGSRAFPLFPSSLQYRFEYAVLLLNKDIQMILELLKIPIADGRETLGMLAILLAVNM, via the coding sequence ATGGGACATagagacagacacaaactgACTCTAGCGTCGTCCAAGCGCCGGCTTCGCCACGTCCATCGCCTTTCCTTCGCCAATGTGGTTTGTGTGCGCGGCAAAAACGACCTCAAAAGCATCTCTTCGGCGCTCGCCACGCCCCTGGACACCCCTCCGACCCGGCCAGCGTCGCCCTTCATCACTAACCACGACTCTCAATTCCGCGTTTCTCAAAAAGGCTTTTTGCCGTTTGTGACTGCCAAAAAGGCCACGTCGACCAATGTTTCCATCACAACCAAGGGCGAGTCAGAGCCCGAAAACGGAGTTCATGACGAGACTACGGAGCCTAAAACGAACGGCAAAGAACTCATGCCGGCCCCAACTATCACCAGCGTCACGGAGTGTCCCGCGCCAACTCCCGAAGTCGAGATTTCTCGGGGACCCAGCACAGACTCACTGAACGACGAACTCATGGAATACCACCCACCCACCGCATTCTTCTCAATCCACGACCCAGAACATAAAGACGAGCCCATCTACGTATCGTCCTTGTTTGTGCACGAGTCGAACTTTGGCGCGGACCTGGACTTTGACAAAAACTACAGAGATTTAAAGGAGATCGTGGTGGTTCTGTGGCTCGAGGACAGCGACGACGCAGAGCTGTTCCGGCCCTCGGTATATCGAGTCGATTTGTCGTCTTTACGATACATTGGCCAGGATGAATCAACAGCCCGTCGGCAGAGCCAACTAGTCCTGTCCCTTGACGACGGTTGTTTCACTCCAGGAACTCCCTCGGCCTTTCTACACCAggtgtcttcttcgtctgGGTTACGCACACCCGCAGAGCCCTTGAATGCCACGTCATTTGACCAGATGCTCAAGGTGCTCAATATGGAACATCTTGTGAAGGACGCCGAACACACCCGACAGACAATCTCGAAGGAGGTAGAAACTCTGACGCGGAATCGGGAGCTGATGACCATGGCTGAACGTAGTCAGAACTACACCACTGCTGAAATAGCCCGGATAAAGGAAGCCCAGGCAGAATTGGCCACCACGAAGTTCAAGTTGGACCAAAAAAGGGCAAAGCTCGTGCAGGACATAGAAACGAGGCGTGCGTACTTGAGGAGCGGGGAAATGCTGCAAGATAAGGCTAGGGAGGCGCTACAGGATGTACCTACGGATCTGCACAAGCAAGTTCAGGACGAAAAGCGAGCTCTTTTCGATATCAGGAAACAGGCTCTTCAACAACTTTGTGAAATCTTTCCTATCACTCATAGGAATGGCTCGTACGCAATTGCCGGCCTATCACTAACCTCCCCCGACGAACACGAGCAGACATTTGCATATTCTCTTACTTGCGAGCTTCTGATGCTCCTTTCTGGGTTGTTTGAGATTCCGCTGAAGTATCCCATCACACGTGTGGGCGCTCATCATGCCATCTTTGACCCGGTGAGCGTGATCACCGGATCGCGTGCGTTCCCTCTGTTCCCCTCGTCGTTACAGTATCGTTTCGAGTATGCCGTGttgctgctcaacaaggacatcCAGATGATTTTGGAGCTGCTTAAAATACCCATTGCAGATGGACGGGAGACTTTGGGTATGTTGGCCATTCTTTTGGCCGTCAACATGTAG